One window of the Spea bombifrons isolate aSpeBom1 chromosome 8, aSpeBom1.2.pri, whole genome shotgun sequence genome contains the following:
- the LOC128503017 gene encoding transmembrane 9 superfamily member 2-like, translating into MEVNMTERRRLFILLTLLCTDWCAAFYLPGLAPVSFCEVNKETENCKSLIEVFVNRLDSVESVLPYEYDAFDFCKDKNERHASENLGQVLFGERIASSPYKFKFNVPETCAKVCSKRYKPNDDATLLDFIKKGIDLNYQHHWIIDNMPVTWCYDVEDGQKFCSPGFPIGCAITADGRVKDACVINSEFNKKNTFYLFNHVDITITYHSGNGENWDGARLVTARLEPKSYKHTDENNLHCDGPPMEIPQEHTSDLLVIYTYSVKFQENNTIKWASRWDYILESMPHTNIQWFSIMNSLVIVLFLSGMVAMIMLRTLHKDIARYNQIDSSEDAQEEFGWKLVHGDVFRPPKNGMLLAVFLGQGTQIFIMTVITLFQACLGFLSPANRGALMTCAVVLWVLLGTPAGYVSARMYKTFGGEKWKSNVLLTALLCPGIIFADFFIMNIILWENGSSAAIPFGTLVAILAMWFGISVPLTFLGAYFGFKEKPIEHPVRINQIPRQIPRQSFFTKPFPGIVMGGILPFGCIFIQLFFILNSIWSHQMYYMFGFLFLVFIILLITCSEATILLCYFHLCAEDYHWWWRSFLTSGFTAVYLFVYAVHYFFSKLQITGTASTILYFGYTMIMVLIFFLFTGTIGFFSCYWFVKKIYSVVKVD; encoded by the exons ATGGAGGTTAATATGACAGAGAGGAGACGATTATTCATTCTTCTGACACTGCTCTGTACGGACTGGTGCGCCGCATTTTATCTTCCGGGTCTGGCTCCTGTAAGCTTCTGTGAAGTAAATAAAGAGACGGAGAACTGTAAG TCCCTAATTGAGGTGTTTGTGAACCGCCTGGACTCTGTGGAATCTGTTCTTCCATATGAATATGATGc TTTTGACTTTTGTAAGGACAAAAATGAGCGGCACGCTTCGGAGAACCTTGGACAAGTATTATTTGGCGAAAGAATAGCATCATCCCCATACAAG TTTAAGTTCAATGTTCCTGAGACGTGTGCGAAAGTTTGTTCCAAGCGTTATAAACCAAATGATGATGCCACACTTCTGGACTTCATCAAGAAAGGCATTGACTTGAATTATCAGCACCATTG GATTATAGACAATATGCCGGTGACATGGTGTTATGATGTGGAGGATGGGCAGAAATTTTGCAGTCCTGGATTCCCCATTGGCTGTGCCATTACAGCAGATGGGAGAGTAAAAGACGCCTGTGTTATTAAT TCTGAATTcaacaaaaagaacacattCTACCTATTCAATCATGTTGATATAACCATTACCTATCACAGTGGAAACGGAGAAAACTGGGATGGTGCACGATTGGTTACTGCAAGGCTGGAACCAAAAAG CTACAAACATActgatgaaaataatttacattgtgATGGCCCTCCGATGGAAATTCCTCAAGAGCATACAAGTGACCTGCTTGTGATTTACACGTATTCTGTGAAATTTCAA GAGAATAATACCATTAAGTGGGCATCCCGTTGGGATTATATTTTAGAATCCATGCCTCACACTAACATTCAGTGGTTCAG tATCATGAATTCCCTGGTGATTGTCCTCTTTCTGTCTGGCATGGTTGCTATGATAATGTTAAGAACACTTCACAAGGATATTGCAAGATACAACCAAATAGACTCTTCT GAGGATGCGCAAGAAGAATTTGGTTGGAAATTAGTTCATGGAGATGTATTCCGACCCCCCAAAAACGGAATGTTGCTTGCTGTTTTTCTCGGTCAAGGAACCCAAATATTCATTATGACCGTTATTACATTAT TTCAAGCCTGCCTTGGATTTCTGTCACCTGCTAACAGAGGAGCCTTGATGACGTGCGCTGTCGTCCTGTGGGTCTTACTCGGAACTCCTGCTGGTTACGTGTCTGCAAGGATGTACAAGA cATTTGGTGGTGAGAAATGGAAAAGCAATGTGTTATTGACTGCACTTTTATGTCCGGG CATAATATTTGCGGATTTctttattatgaatattatcTTATGGGAAAATGGTTCTTCAGCTGCAATTCCTTTTGGGACACTGGTCGCCATCCTAGCGATGTGGTTTGGCATCTCTGTGCCATTAACATTTCTTGGGGCATATTTTGGATTCAAGGAAAAG ccAATCGAGCACCCCGTTCGAATAAATCAGATCCCTCGTCAGATTCCACGGCAGTCCTTCTTCACAAAGCCTTTCCCTGGCATAGTTATGGGGGGCATTCTACCATTTGGGTGCATTTTTATTCAGCTGTTTTTCATTCTCAATAGCATTTG gtCTCATCAAATGTACTATATGTTTGGGTTCCTGTTTCTGGTATTCATAATACTCCTGATCACTTGCTCAGAGGCTACCATCTTGCTTTGTTACTTCCATCTATGTGCTGAG GATTATCACTGGTGGTGGCGATCATTTCTAACAAGTGGCTTCACTGCCGTGTACCTTTTTGTATACGctgttcattattttttctctaaGCTTCAAATCACAGGAACTGCAAGCACCATTCTGTACTTCGGGTACACCATGATCATGGTCttaat